A window from Brachionichthys hirsutus isolate HB-005 chromosome 4, CSIRO-AGI_Bhir_v1, whole genome shotgun sequence encodes these proteins:
- the gal3st1a gene encoding galactosylceramide sulfotransferase → MTGRQGRHWRSMGKGLILGSLLTSCTILLYCVSTPQIQFSPPEFPVPYSCAHRPAQVLSKSPTNSSHQTAGQTCTPKVDIMFMKTHKTASSTFLNILFRFGEKHQLKFAFPDSRNDFFYPSPFQRSQVKDYRPGMCFNVICNHMRFNASEVAKLLPTDTSYVTILRDPAELFESSFHYFGRLAPFTWKIPGDDKLTEFLHQPHLYFDPDGFNSFYLKNLLFFDFGWDNTLPLDDPRVDEGIKFITERFQLVMLVEYFEESLILLKHALCWKMNDLLFFKLNARKGSTVSKLTPELRARALEWNAIDWKLYKHFNQTFWEKVDAYGRQRMAEDVAELRRKNAEMASICIDGGHAVEASSIQEVAMQPWQPIGERSIMGYNMKKNVDKAHQRLCRKMLMPEIQYLTELGVNLWITKLWGHIRDIINW, encoded by the exons ATGACTGGCAGGCAAGGGAGGCATTGGAGGTCGATGGGCAAAGGCCTGATTCTGGGTTCCCTGCTGACCAGCTGCACGATCCTGCTTTACTGCGTCTCCACTCCCCAGATCCAGTTCAGTCCTCCTGA GTTTCCAGTGCCCTATTCATGTGCCCATCGTCCAGCCCAGGTTCTCTCCAAATCACCCACAAACAGTTCGCATCAAACCGCTGGCCAGACCTGCACCCCCAAAGTAGACATCATGTTCATGAAGACCCACAAAACCGCCAGCAGCACCTTCCTCAACATCCTTTTCCGCTTTGGAGAGAAGCACCAGCTCAAATTTGCCTTCCCCGACAGCAGAAATGATTTCTTTTATCCATCTCCTTTCCAGCGCTCCCAGGTTAAAGACTACAGGCCGGGGATGTGCTTTAACGTTATCTGTAATCACATGCGCTTCAACGCCTCTGAGGTGGCCAAGCTTCTACCCACGGACACGTCTTACGTCACTATTTTGCGAGACCCCGCAGAGCTTTTTGAATCATCTTTCCACTACTTTGGCCGGCTGGCGCCCTTTACCTGGAAGATTCCAGGCGATGACAAGCTGACTGAGTTTCTGCATCAGCCTCATTTATACTTTGATCCGGACGGCTTCAACTCTTTCTACCTCAAGAATCTGCTATTCTTCGACTTTGGATGGGACAACACTCTGCCGCTGGATGATCCGCGGGTAGATGAGGGAATCAAATTCATCACTGAGCGTTTCCAGCTTGTAATGTTAGTGGAATACTTTGAGGAATCGCTCATCCTGCTAAAACATGCCCTCTGCTGGAAGATGAATGACTTGCTCTTCTTCAAGCTCAATGCCCGCAAGGGATCCACTGTGTCAAAACTGACGCCCGAGCTGAGGGCCAGGGCTCTTGAGTGGAACGCTATAGACTGGAAGCTCTACAAGCATTTCAACCAAACCTTTTGGGAGAAAGTAGACGCATACGGACGTCAGCGGATGGCTGAGGATGTGGCAGAGCTCAGGAGAAAGAACGCGGAGATGGCATCCATCTGCATTGATGGGGGTCATGCTGTAGAAGCCAGCAGCATCCAAGAGGTGGCCATGCAGCCCTGGCAGCCCATTGGAGAAAGGTCCATCATGGGCTATAACATGAAGAAGAACGTGGACAAGGCACATCAGAGGTTGTGCCGTAAGATGTTGATGCCGGAGATTCAGTACTTAACAGAACTAGGGGTGAACCTGTGGATCACCAAGCTGTGGGGTCACATCCGAGATATCATTAACTGGTGA